The proteins below are encoded in one region of Roseofilum capinflatum BLCC-M114:
- a CDS encoding DUF3011 domain-containing protein, whose product MRRVLQSYLSAALCSSVMVGLSTINPQPATAQRQQPPRSVRCESRDAQPANCPIDTRNGVTLVEQYSTASCIGNWGFGNGFVWVRNGCRARFETNYAQNPGGGGFFGPPGIDFRDPVRRGSREQVGVTSGIYNNQGDRVRTVYRGEPIIVNWNNSFYYGGQQYVRVRTQDGLVGWMLAIDRHR is encoded by the coding sequence ATGCGTCGAGTTCTTCAATCTTATCTAAGTGCCGCCCTATGCTCTAGTGTAATGGTGGGTCTCAGCACTATTAACCCGCAACCGGCTACCGCTCAACGGCAACAGCCCCCGCGATCGGTGCGCTGTGAAAGTCGGGATGCCCAACCTGCCAACTGCCCCATCGATACTCGCAATGGGGTGACTTTAGTGGAACAGTATTCTACAGCCTCTTGTATAGGGAACTGGGGATTTGGGAATGGGTTTGTTTGGGTGAGAAATGGTTGTCGCGCCCGATTTGAAACCAATTATGCTCAAAATCCCGGTGGGGGCGGTTTTTTTGGCCCTCCAGGAATTGATTTTAGAGATCCAGTCCGTAGGGGTTCCCGCGAACAAGTAGGGGTGACTTCGGGGATTTATAATAATCAGGGCGATCGCGTCCGCACAGTTTATCGAGGTGAACCCATAATCGTCAACTGGAACAATAGTTTTTACTACGGTGGACAACAATATGTCCGAGTTCGCACTCAAGATGGCTTAGTGGGTTGGATGCTGGCGATTGATAGACACAGATAG
- a CDS encoding mechanosensitive ion channel family protein — MVALILSGLCTSPALSQLPLFPTSEPQHSTSALGWNINEMYDCGNILCSPVYVDGNFLFSVTSLPENQLNSGDQYILSAEERSKNIQNTLYRIINSKQIYDLEQKAADETYTSSSIKIEVGELFGQTVVFLPDQEGLVSRKIVTITELDARYAEKQISNLAEEWKNKIQKQLQDSISEREELYQTPFQPLKTVGRRLLWIIFISLSIYVIYRLIKAWDRKLRRTLQELDNNLAFNAESASSENLTSLSSEGETSSSDSLPQNLALIVKGNIKLPEFWKQLNNTTNQLESILQILPQLLIKRRTFLKQQRNLLNLILQLLLTVQFLIWSWGGAALVNVYPQTRNYQHFFWELSLSLPLVWVLIIVFNKLGDFLIEWSLSRWARYSSRQESSSSSRYALRANTYSTALTQLTSFIFITLGILMTLRLLGFSPTILASFGVIAVTLSWFSQNTVQDLLNGALILWNDRYAVGDVVDINGVGGLVEKLNLYMTQLRNLDGEAITIPNGSVDIVRNMTKDWSRVNFSVVIAYDADLNRAMELIEETASAMRKEPAWEHIITDDLQMLGVDELSHQGVLIRALIRTQPIKQWDVAREFRRRLKLVFEKEGIGIGVPQQSVRLKDYSPLVSLGSEPMK, encoded by the coding sequence ATGGTTGCTCTGATCTTATCTGGACTTTGCACGTCTCCAGCCCTCAGTCAGCTCCCCCTCTTCCCCACATCAGAACCTCAACACTCCACCTCTGCCCTAGGGTGGAATATTAATGAAATGTATGATTGTGGCAATATTTTATGCAGTCCGGTCTATGTCGATGGCAACTTCTTGTTTTCCGTCACCTCTTTGCCCGAAAATCAGCTCAACAGTGGAGATCAATACATTCTTTCAGCAGAGGAACGATCAAAAAACATTCAAAATACCCTCTATAGAATCATTAATTCTAAACAAATCTATGACCTGGAACAGAAAGCAGCCGACGAGACTTATACTTCTTCGTCTATAAAAATAGAAGTTGGAGAATTATTTGGTCAAACTGTGGTTTTTTTGCCCGATCAAGAAGGTCTAGTCTCTCGTAAAATTGTAACCATCACTGAACTAGATGCTCGCTACGCAGAAAAACAAATTTCCAATTTAGCAGAAGAATGGAAAAATAAAATTCAGAAGCAACTTCAGGACTCCATCTCCGAGCGAGAAGAACTATACCAAACCCCCTTTCAACCTTTGAAGACTGTCGGTAGAAGACTCCTATGGATTATCTTTATCAGCCTCTCTATTTATGTAATCTACCGATTAATCAAAGCTTGGGATCGTAAACTCCGTCGCACCCTTCAAGAACTCGATAATAATCTCGCCTTCAATGCTGAATCGGCCTCATCAGAAAACTTAACCTCCTTGTCTAGCGAGGGCGAGACCTCTTCTTCTGACTCATTACCTCAAAACTTAGCATTGATCGTAAAAGGCAATATTAAACTCCCCGAATTTTGGAAACAACTGAATAACACAACCAATCAATTAGAATCAATATTGCAAATCTTGCCTCAATTATTGATTAAGCGCCGCACATTCCTGAAACAACAGCGTAACCTCCTCAACCTCATTCTACAATTACTCTTGACCGTACAATTTTTGATTTGGTCTTGGGGAGGAGCTGCCTTAGTTAATGTCTACCCTCAAACCCGAAATTATCAACATTTTTTCTGGGAGTTAAGTTTAAGTTTACCTCTGGTGTGGGTCTTAATCATTGTTTTCAATAAACTGGGCGATTTCTTAATTGAATGGTCTCTGAGTCGATGGGCTAGATATTCCTCCCGTCAGGAATCGAGTTCCTCGTCTCGCTATGCTTTAAGAGCGAATACTTATTCAACGGCCTTAACTCAACTGACCAGCTTTATTTTTATCACCCTTGGCATCCTAATGACGTTGCGGTTATTGGGTTTTTCGCCAACGATCCTGGCAAGTTTTGGGGTAATTGCTGTGACCTTGAGTTGGTTTTCCCAAAATACGGTTCAAGATTTACTCAATGGCGCTCTTATCTTGTGGAATGACCGTTATGCAGTTGGAGATGTGGTGGATATTAATGGGGTAGGTGGATTAGTAGAGAAGCTGAATTTATATATGACCCAATTGCGAAATTTAGATGGAGAAGCCATTACCATTCCCAATGGATCGGTGGATATAGTCCGCAATATGACCAAGGATTGGTCGCGGGTGAATTTTAGTGTGGTGATTGCCTATGATGCAGATTTAAATCGGGCGATGGAATTAATTGAAGAAACGGCTTCAGCCATGAGAAAAGAACCGGCCTGGGAGCATATTATTACCGATGATTTGCAAATGTTGGGAGTGGATGAACTTTCTCACCAAGGGGTTTTGATCCGTGCCCTTATCCGAACTCAACCGATCAAACAATGGGATGTGGCTCGTGAGTTTCGTCGGCGGCTGAAGTTAGTGTTTGAAAAGGAGGGAATTGGTATTGGCGTGCCTCAACAGTCTGTGCGACTTAAGGATTATTCTCCTTTGGTTTCTCTAGGATCAGAACCGATGAAATAA
- a CDS encoding pentapeptide repeat-containing protein has protein sequence MDEEEVLNQYEAGQRDFMGILLTEANLSGVNLSEANFSGANLCVANLSGANLQGADLSKAKLNVARLSGCNLTKANFNRAILNVANLVRADLSGASLIQTGLIRAELIRAQLSNANLSRANLTGADLREATLRQANLSGANLSEVDLRGTSMIAANLEGANLHGTDLGRADLSGSDLRDADLRHANLSRANLSGANLSGANLRWVDLSGTNLSWADLSEAKLSGTNLIGADLSNANLVNCSLVHADLTQANLIQVEWSGADLSGATLTGAKLHGVSRFGLKTDGMACEWVDLSPDGDHTQVYHFTPDEFKQFFNPTPPTVSITVDAQLDHAASFVLSAFYYHIAGQYPGMNHPPSIKVGYRRTTLIFRLDRDEELLPIAYLAILPFKDSTATQRNISEVMEIIRSPDMEDYLTIRDRKRIKQISKALSQVMSRVVRVKVGGDLPNPPGSEEFFSVPTQVSLTNSSDQSLNIYFHPSFGKRLINSAAYFQTSETNTMKMQQLSVPTAEVVADFIRGFYILEKLGNTEHGFSR, from the coding sequence ATGGACGAAGAGGAAGTGCTTAATCAGTACGAAGCCGGACAAAGAGATTTTATGGGCATCTTACTCACCGAAGCAAATTTGAGTGGGGTGAACTTGAGTGAAGCCAACTTTAGCGGGGCCAATCTCTGTGTAGCCAACCTCAGTGGGGCTAACCTACAAGGGGCAGATCTGAGTAAAGCCAAACTCAATGTCGCTCGGCTCAGTGGTTGTAATCTCACCAAAGCCAATTTCAACCGCGCCATTCTCAATGTGGCTAACTTAGTACGAGCGGATCTCAGTGGTGCAAGCTTAATACAAACCGGCCTGATTCGGGCTGAACTGATTCGCGCTCAATTGAGTAATGCTAACCTCAGTCGAGCAAACCTGACGGGGGCCGATTTGCGAGAAGCCACCCTGCGTCAAGCCAATCTCAGTGGGGCCAATCTCAGTGAAGTGGATTTGCGCGGCACATCCATGATTGCGGCCAATCTAGAAGGGGCCAATCTCCATGGAACCGACTTAGGACGAGCGGATTTGAGTGGCTCAGATTTGCGGGATGCGGATTTGCGCCACGCCAATCTCAGTCGGGCTAATCTGAGCGGAGCCAATTTAAGTGGAGCCAATCTGCGCTGGGTGGATCTCAGTGGAACCAATCTCAGTTGGGCGGATTTAAGTGAAGCCAAATTGAGTGGAACCAATTTGATTGGAGCGGATTTGAGTAATGCCAATTTGGTCAATTGTAGTTTGGTTCATGCCGATTTAACTCAAGCCAATTTGATCCAAGTGGAATGGAGCGGCGCAGATTTGAGTGGCGCGACTTTAACTGGGGCCAAGCTCCATGGGGTGTCTCGATTTGGTTTAAAGACCGATGGCATGGCCTGTGAATGGGTGGATTTAAGTCCCGATGGCGATCATACCCAGGTTTATCATTTTACACCGGATGAGTTTAAGCAGTTTTTTAATCCCACTCCGCCTACGGTGAGTATTACTGTAGATGCCCAACTCGATCATGCAGCATCGTTTGTTTTATCGGCGTTCTATTATCATATTGCTGGGCAATATCCGGGGATGAATCATCCTCCGAGTATTAAGGTGGGCTATCGTCGGACGACGTTGATTTTCCGGTTAGACCGGGATGAGGAGCTGTTGCCGATCGCCTATTTAGCCATTTTACCCTTTAAGGATAGTACGGCCACCCAACGCAATATTTCTGAAGTGATGGAGATTATTCGCTCTCCGGATATGGAGGATTATTTGACCATTCGAGACCGAAAACGGATTAAACAAATTAGTAAGGCACTTAGTCAGGTCATGAGTCGGGTTGTCCGGGTGAAAGTGGGTGGAGATTTGCCCAACCCACCGGGTTCGGAAGAGTTCTTTTCTGTGCCGACTCAGGTGAGTTTGACCAATTCGAGCGATCAATCCCTCAATATTTATTTTCATCCCTCTTTTGGTAAGCGGTTGATTAATTCGGCTGCTTATTTTCAGACCAGTGAAACCAACACGATGAAAATGCAACAGTTGTCTGTGCCGACGGCGGAAGTGGTGGCAGATTTTATCCGTGGATTCTATATTTTGGAGAAGTTAGGAAATACTGAACATGGGTTCTCAAGGTAA
- a CDS encoding prephenate/arogenate dehydrogenase: MKVGIIGLGLIGGSLGLTLRSLGWEVLGVSRNPHTCEAAVAQGVVDRASLELSHLSMAEIIFICTPIGRIVPIAQQLVPWLSPATIVTDVGSVKTPIVESLAPICPNFVGGHPMAGTAAQGLGAAEFGLFEDRPYVLTPVETTPPESLERMTEVVRSLQAKVYHCSPQDHDRAVALISHLPVFISAGLIATCSDRPLDSVRDLAQKLASSGFADTSRVGGGNPELGRMMAEYNREALKESLLRYRQNLDRVLTWIENEDWAAIDGYLQKTQQERPKFL; the protein is encoded by the coding sequence ATGAAAGTAGGCATCATTGGTTTAGGGTTAATCGGTGGGTCATTAGGGTTGACTTTACGATCGCTCGGTTGGGAAGTTTTGGGAGTGAGCCGTAATCCCCATACCTGTGAAGCAGCCGTTGCACAAGGGGTGGTGGATCGAGCCAGTCTTGAGTTGAGCCATTTGAGTATGGCAGAAATTATTTTTATTTGTACTCCCATTGGCCGGATTGTGCCGATCGCCCAGCAATTGGTTCCTTGGCTCTCTCCGGCCACAATTGTAACGGATGTCGGGTCAGTTAAAACGCCAATTGTCGAGTCTTTAGCCCCCATTTGCCCCAATTTTGTTGGCGGTCATCCCATGGCAGGAACGGCAGCACAAGGGTTAGGCGCGGCCGAGTTCGGATTATTTGAAGATCGTCCCTATGTTCTCACGCCGGTGGAAACGACCCCACCCGAATCTTTAGAGCGGATGACCGAAGTGGTGCGATCGCTACAAGCCAAGGTGTATCATTGCTCACCCCAAGACCACGATCGAGCGGTGGCCTTGATTTCCCATTTACCTGTTTTCATTAGTGCTGGATTAATTGCGACTTGTAGCGATCGCCCCCTGGACTCCGTGCGCGATTTAGCCCAAAAACTGGCCAGCTCCGGCTTTGCCGATACCAGTCGCGTGGGGGGAGGCAATCCAGAATTGGGTCGCATGATGGCCGAATACAATCGAGAAGCTCTGAAAGAATCTCTCTTAAGGTATCGCCAAAATTTAGATCGAGTCCTCACCTGGATTGAAAACGAAGATTGGGCCGCCATTGATGGGTACTTACAGAAAACCCAACAAGAGCGACCCAAGTTTTTGTAG
- the surE gene encoding 5'/3'-nucleotidase SurE, protein MMIILTNDDGIDAPGIRALQNAVGDQGILVAPTVQYSGCGHQTTTHKPLKMEERSPTEYAVHGTPADCTRLAIAQLQPQLNQPIDWVLSGVNAGGNMGIDVYMSGTVAAVREAAFHGVPGIAISHWIKRPLAIDWQRTTQWTAHILSKLFSHPLEPRCFWNVNIPHLEPGAKEPEMVFCPLSTQPLPLQYRVEGGEYIYCGNYDRRDRTPGTDVDICFSGKISVTQVPI, encoded by the coding sequence CTGATGATAATTTTAACCAATGATGATGGGATTGATGCTCCCGGTATTCGCGCTCTCCAGAACGCTGTTGGGGATCAGGGGATTCTGGTTGCACCGACGGTTCAGTATTCTGGCTGTGGGCATCAAACGACCACCCATAAACCTCTGAAGATGGAGGAGCGATCGCCAACTGAATACGCGGTTCACGGTACACCTGCTGATTGTACTCGCTTGGCGATCGCCCAACTGCAACCCCAACTGAATCAACCGATTGATTGGGTTCTCTCTGGAGTCAATGCGGGGGGCAATATGGGGATTGATGTCTATATGTCGGGAACCGTGGCTGCGGTGCGCGAAGCGGCTTTTCATGGAGTTCCCGGTATTGCCATTTCCCACTGGATTAAGCGCCCCCTGGCGATCGACTGGCAACGGACAACCCAATGGACAGCCCATATTTTATCTAAGCTGTTTTCCCATCCCCTAGAACCGAGATGTTTCTGGAATGTGAATATTCCCCATCTGGAACCGGGTGCTAAAGAACCGGAAATGGTGTTTTGTCCCCTGAGTACCCAACCGTTGCCCCTCCAATATCGGGTAGAAGGAGGTGAGTATATCTACTGCGGAAATTACGATCGCCGCGATCGCACTCCGGGAACCGATGTCGATATCTGTTTTTCCGGCAAGATTTCCGTCACTCAAGTGCCGATCTGA
- a CDS encoding ABC transporter ATP-binding protein, which translates to MPKTVKLSSSPLQRLIEYSGPYQNQVRLAIATSILNKVFDLAPPVLIGIAVDVVVKQENSAIAALGITNIFTQLLLLTLVSALVWGLESAFQYAYERLWRNLAQTIQHHLRLDAYSHLQNLDLAYFEDHSTGELMAILNDDINQLERFLDVGANEVIQVSTTVLIIGTMFLILAPDVAWMTLVPMPFIIWGSIAYKKFLAPRYTQVRQNAGFLNHRLANNLSGITTIKSFTAEAYEVKRVGQDSMAYRRSNQEAIAYSAAFIPLVRMLILLGFSCILLYGGLKAVNGTLAVGTYSTLVFMTQRLLWPLTRLGNTLDLCQRAMASTRRVMGLLDTPIAIHTGDTPLPLETVRGEVVLKDVSFSYRDRLPVLNQVSFTIPAGKTLAIVGSTGSGKSTLVKLLLRLYEVQNGSITLDGIELQKIRLEDLRRCIGLVSQDVFLFHGTVAENIAYGTFEASEPDIIAAATLAEAHDFIMELPQKYDTIVGERGQKLSGGQRQRLAIARAILKDPPILILDEATSAVDNETEAAIQRSLERITQNRTTIAIAHRLSTIRNAHCINVMERGKVIESGRHEDLLARNGVYASLWRIQMGESVLANP; encoded by the coding sequence ATGCCCAAAACCGTGAAATTGAGTTCTTCTCCTCTCCAGCGTTTAATCGAGTATAGTGGCCCCTATCAGAATCAAGTTCGGTTGGCGATCGCCACCTCTATTCTCAATAAGGTGTTCGATCTTGCCCCTCCCGTCTTAATTGGGATTGCTGTGGATGTGGTGGTTAAACAGGAAAATTCAGCGATCGCCGCTCTGGGAATCACCAACATTTTTACCCAACTCTTGCTGCTCACCTTGGTTTCTGCCCTAGTTTGGGGCTTAGAATCAGCATTTCAATACGCCTATGAACGATTGTGGCGCAATTTGGCGCAAACCATTCAACATCATCTGCGCTTAGATGCCTACAGTCATTTACAAAACCTAGACCTGGCCTATTTTGAAGACCACAGCACGGGCGAGTTAATGGCAATTCTCAATGATGATATTAACCAATTAGAGCGGTTTTTGGATGTGGGAGCCAATGAGGTGATTCAAGTATCGACCACGGTTTTAATCATTGGCACAATGTTTTTAATCCTAGCGCCAGATGTAGCTTGGATGACCCTTGTTCCCATGCCGTTTATTATTTGGGGGTCGATCGCCTATAAGAAGTTTCTCGCTCCTCGCTATACCCAAGTGCGTCAGAATGCAGGGTTTCTCAATCATCGGTTAGCGAATAATCTCAGTGGTATTACCACGATTAAAAGTTTTACCGCCGAAGCCTACGAAGTCAAGCGGGTGGGACAAGATTCAATGGCTTATCGGCGATCGAACCAGGAGGCGATCGCCTATTCTGCGGCGTTTATTCCTTTAGTGCGGATGTTAATTCTGCTCGGTTTTAGCTGCATCTTACTCTATGGCGGCTTAAAAGCAGTCAACGGCACGTTAGCGGTGGGAACCTATAGTACCCTGGTGTTTATGACTCAACGGTTACTTTGGCCCCTGACACGCCTCGGAAATACCTTAGATTTATGTCAGCGTGCCATGGCTTCTACTCGCCGGGTAATGGGATTATTGGATACACCGATCGCCATTCATACGGGAGATACTCCCCTGCCTTTAGAGACGGTGCGTGGTGAAGTGGTGTTGAAAGATGTGAGTTTTTCCTATCGCGATCGCCTGCCGGTTTTAAACCAGGTCTCCTTCACCATTCCCGCCGGCAAAACCCTTGCCATTGTCGGCTCTACAGGTTCGGGAAAAAGTACGCTAGTCAAGCTGCTTTTGCGGCTCTATGAGGTGCAAAACGGCTCAATCACTCTCGATGGTATTGAGTTGCAAAAAATACGATTAGAGGATTTGCGGCGCTGTATTGGGTTAGTGAGCCAAGATGTCTTCTTATTCCATGGAACTGTAGCCGAAAATATTGCCTATGGCACATTCGAGGCTTCTGAACCCGATATTATTGCGGCGGCAACCTTGGCAGAAGCCCATGATTTTATTATGGAATTACCGCAAAAATACGATACTATTGTTGGGGAGCGAGGTCAGAAATTATCCGGAGGACAACGGCAACGATTGGCGATCGCCCGTGCAATCTTGAAAGATCCTCCCATTCTGATCCTTGATGAAGCCACCTCTGCGGTAGATAATGAGACGGAAGCCGCCATTCAGCGATCGTTAGAGCGCATCACTCAGAATCGGACGACGATCGCGATCGCCCATCGTCTCTCTACCATCCGCAACGCCCATTGTATCAACGTCATGGAGCGCGGCAAAGTCATCGAATCCGGTCGTCATGAAGACCTGTTAGCTCGTAATGGTGTGTATGCCAGTTTATGGCGCATTCAAATGGGAGAATCGGTCTTAGCCAACCCATAG
- a CDS encoding HEAT repeat domain-containing protein, which yields MTSLTELKIQLDSDNLRDRKLALLALRDLSPTQAMPLVKQALQDRNQQVRSMAIFALGVKPTEESFPLLVNLLETDPDYGIRADAAGALGYLRDLRAFEPLVRAFYEDPDWLVRFSAAVSLGNLRDQRAHDVLLQALDSAEVVIQQAAIAALGEIQDLSAVSAILRFAGSDDWLVRQRLAEALGHLPCSKSQSALKYLSKDAHPNVAQAATLALENLAF from the coding sequence ATGACCAGCTTAACAGAACTGAAGATCCAACTCGATAGTGATAATCTTCGCGATCGCAAGCTGGCCCTGTTGGCACTGCGAGATCTCTCCCCGACTCAAGCGATGCCTTTGGTCAAACAAGCACTGCAAGACCGCAATCAACAAGTGCGGTCTATGGCCATTTTTGCCCTAGGGGTGAAGCCAACGGAAGAATCCTTTCCCTTGCTGGTCAATCTGTTAGAGACCGATCCTGATTATGGCATTCGTGCCGATGCTGCGGGGGCTTTGGGTTACTTGCGAGATTTAAGAGCCTTTGAACCCTTAGTGCGGGCTTTTTATGAAGACCCCGATTGGTTAGTGCGCTTTAGTGCCGCCGTTTCCCTAGGCAATTTACGGGATCAACGGGCCCATGATGTCTTGCTGCAAGCTCTAGATAGTGCGGAAGTGGTGATCCAGCAAGCGGCGATCGCCGCTTTAGGAGAAATCCAAGACCTCAGCGCCGTCTCCGCAATTTTGCGATTTGCGGGTTCAGACGATTGGCTCGTGCGTCAGCGTCTAGCAGAAGCCTTGGGTCATTTGCCCTGTAGCAAAAGCCAATCCGCCCTCAAATATCTCAGCAAAGACGCTCATCCCAACGTGGCCCAAGCCGCTACCCTAGCCCTAGAAAACTTGGCTTTCTGA
- a CDS encoding translation initiation factor yields MGSQGKSKSGDRLVYQEFGEGANTEGQDSVQVDVPPKQQNLKVEVSRKGRKGKTVTVVQGFQHSQDTLSALLKQLKAQCGAGGTLKEQTLEIQGDHGQKMMNFLSQKGYKVKRSGG; encoded by the coding sequence ATGGGTTCTCAAGGTAAGTCAAAATCGGGCGATCGCCTAGTCTATCAAGAGTTTGGCGAGGGTGCAAACACCGAGGGACAAGACTCGGTGCAGGTGGATGTGCCGCCGAAGCAACAAAACCTGAAGGTGGAAGTGTCTCGCAAAGGACGCAAGGGAAAAACGGTGACGGTGGTGCAAGGATTTCAACATTCCCAGGACACTTTGTCTGCTCTGTTGAAACAATTGAAAGCTCAGTGTGGAGCGGGGGGAACCCTGAAGGAGCAAACCTTGGAAATTCAAGGGGATCATGGACAAAAAATGATGAATTTTCTATCACAAAAAGGCTATAAAGTCAAGCGTTCTGGGGGGTGA
- a CDS encoding peptidylprolyl isomerase, producing the protein MIHSLKSLFKATLVFVLLLTCWVGLSSPTQAAPNRESRLPGGDAITEGDALLRYALPIDNPTIFKIQGDIESIVAPIRGRRWSAASSSLSEASFLVSTRSEKILASIPESRHSEAQAVLDQLSADLNTLRDQVAEQDKMAAFATQKSCLSEVDVLENLMVQGFPYEVPSDYSALPQLKGRATVEIETEKGTLTVVVDGYNAPVTAGNFVDLVSRGFYDGLPITRAEEFYVLQLGDPPGPEEGFVDPDTGEERTIPLEIRVQSEPEPIYEFTLEEIGLYREDPVLPFSAYGTLGMARPDDDPNGGSSQFFFFLFEPELTPAGLNLLDGRYAGFGYVVEGEEVLPELKKGDRIISMKVIEGAENLVPGQSS; encoded by the coding sequence ATGATTCATAGTCTAAAGTCCTTATTCAAGGCAACCTTGGTTTTTGTGCTGCTCCTGACCTGTTGGGTGGGACTCAGTAGCCCCACTCAAGCAGCACCGAACCGAGAAAGTCGCCTCCCTGGTGGAGATGCCATTACCGAGGGCGATGCCCTTTTGCGCTATGCCCTACCGATTGATAATCCCACCATCTTTAAAATCCAAGGGGATATTGAGTCGATTGTGGCCCCCATTCGGGGAAGACGTTGGAGTGCGGCAAGCTCTAGCCTCAGTGAAGCGAGTTTTTTGGTCTCCACCCGTAGTGAAAAAATTTTAGCCAGTATTCCGGAATCTCGGCACTCTGAAGCTCAAGCCGTTTTAGACCAACTGAGTGCCGATCTCAACACCCTTCGGGATCAAGTGGCAGAACAAGACAAAATGGCCGCCTTTGCGACTCAAAAAAGTTGCCTCTCTGAGGTAGATGTTCTGGAAAATCTGATGGTGCAAGGGTTTCCCTATGAAGTCCCCTCCGACTATAGTGCCTTACCTCAGTTAAAAGGACGGGCAACCGTAGAAATTGAAACAGAAAAAGGAACCTTGACGGTTGTCGTTGATGGATATAATGCACCGGTGACGGCTGGGAACTTTGTGGATCTGGTTTCCAGAGGGTTTTATGATGGTTTACCGATTACCCGTGCGGAAGAATTCTATGTGCTGCAACTTGGCGATCCTCCCGGCCCAGAAGAGGGGTTTGTCGATCCTGACACGGGAGAAGAGCGCACTATTCCTTTAGAAATTCGGGTTCAAAGTGAACCGGAACCGATTTATGAGTTTACTCTAGAAGAAATTGGCCTCTACCGGGAAGATCCGGTATTGCCGTTTTCTGCCTATGGAACCCTAGGCATGGCTCGCCCGGATGACGATCCGAATGGGGGTTCATCTCAGTTTTTCTTCTTCCTGTTTGAACCGGAATTGACTCCTGCGGGCTTAAATCTGTTGGATGGTCGCTATGCTGGTTTTGGCTATGTGGTTGAGGGTGAGGAAGTGTTGCCAGAGTTGAAAAAAGGCGATCGCATCATCTCGATGAAAGTCATTGAAGGCGCAGAAAACTTAGTCCCAGGACAGAGCAGTTAG